CGCCGAAAGCCAAAGCTACCCCTGACCCCTGACCCCTGACCCCTGACCCCTGCCCAAACTCAGGGCGCCCGCAAAGCCGGCATCCCAGCCACCTGTGCCGCAGGCAGGCCAAACACCCAGTCGCTGTAGCGTTGCGCCTGCTCGAAGCGGGCGTGGGCCGCGTCGAAGCCATGGGTCTTCAGCGGAGGGCGTTCCGACAGGCTGTGGATGCCGACGATGCGCCCGGCTGCGTCGTGGATCAGCCCCCATTGCGCCTGCCCCGTGATGGGGTCGGCGTAGAGCTTGCGCAGGTGGCGCCGCAGGCCGGGTGTGCGGGGGTCTTTGAGCAGGTCTTCAAGCGCCATCGGGCCGGCCAGCGTCAGCGGCGTGGGCGCCCGTGGGGTGTTTTCGCCCGGCGGGCGCACCCCCGCATAGCTGTGCAGCGCGTTTTCAAAAGCCTGCCCCACGTACAGCAGCTCGCGCTCGGCGCTGCGTTGGCCCATGGCGCTGCCGCGTGAGAGCGCGCTGGCGCCGGTGGCGGCCACGATAGCCACCGCCACCAGCAGCAAGACGTAGGCGAATCCGCGTTCACCAGTCCGCATATGGCTCTCCGGAGCGCGCGGTGCCCGGCGCGCCGCTGTGGATGTCGT
This Hydrogenophaga taeniospiralis DNA region includes the following protein-coding sequences:
- a CDS encoding type II secretion system protein, producing the protein MRTGERGFAYVLLLVAVAIVAATGASALSRGSAMGQRSAERELLYVGQAFENALHSYAGVRPPGENTPRAPTPLTLAGPMALEDLLKDPRTPGLRRHLRKLYADPITGQAQWGLIHDAAGRIVGIHSLSERPPLKTHGFDAAHARFEQAQRYSDWVFGLPAAQVAGMPALRAP